The following DNA comes from Corallococcus exiguus.
ACTGGCGTGAAGGTGAGGCTCGTACTGTGAACGAAAGGAGGCCAGTCGAGGAGCGCGCCATCGAAGTCGACCAGCGTCGCGGTCGGTCCCCCCGCCCCCGAGGAGCCCGTCTCCGGAGTCGTGTTCACGGGCACCTTCACCGAGTAGACGTTGACGAGCTGCGGAGGGGTCGGCGAAGTCTCGGACGGGCACTCATCCGTCGAACCGTTGTTGATCTCGATCCACAGCGTCCACGGGTCCCCGGCGTTCGTCGGCTCTTCGTAGCCGAAGAAGGCGCGCGGCAGGACGCGCTGGTTCCCGTCGATCTGAACCGTGACGGCGGTGTCCTTGCACGTGCCCTCGCAGGTGGTGAAGGGGTCGGTGCCTGCATCCGTGCTGGTGCCCGCGTCGGGAGTGGTGCCCGCGTCGGGAGTGGTGCCCGCGTCGGGAGTGGTGCCTGCGTCAGGGGTGGTGCCCGCGTCAGGGGTGGTGCCCGCGTCAGGGATGGTGCCTGCGTCCGGTTCAGTGCCCGCATCGGGCTCGGTGCCCGCATCGGGCTCGGTGCCCGCGTCGGGAGTAGTACCCGCATCGGGCTCGGTGCCCGCATCGGGCTCGGTGCCCGCGTCGGGAGTGGTGCCTGCGTCCGGTTCAGTGCCCGCGTCGGACTCGGTGCCCGCGTCGACTTCAGTGCCCGCGTCGACTTCAGTGCCCGCGTCGACTTCAGTGCCCGCGTCGACCTCAGTGCCCGCGTCGACTTCAGTGCCCGCGTCGAACTCGGCGCCAGCATCCAGCTCGGTGCCTGAGTCGGGCGGGGTGCCTGCATCGGGCCTGGTGCCCGCATCCGGCGGTGTATCGCCGTCATCGGAGCCACAAGCTGAAAGGGTAGGTACGACCGCGAGGGAGAATATCAACAGGGGGAGAATCGAGAGTCGCAGGGTCATGCCGCGGATTGTCACGGGTTCAGTGACGAGAAGCGAGGGGGCTTGGCCTTCTGCGTCACCGCCTCGTGGCGACAAGCCTGAATTGTCCCCAACCCGTGTTCCTCGTGCGGGGACCGGCGTCCGGCTGAAACCGTTTTCGCTCCTCGTGGGCCGCCACTATCCTGCGTGAACGAGCAGTCCGGCTCCGTGGCCGGCGGTGAGCCCTCCGCCAGCCGAATGCCGCCTACCCAGGAGATGACATGTCGAGCGAGTACCCCCAGGAGCAGTTGCTGGCGTTCGTCCAGGCCATGGCCAACGTGGCGGCGAGCGACGGCCGCATCACCGAGGAGGAGCGCCAGCAGCTCGACGAGGTGGTGCTGAACATTGGCCTGTCGCCCCGCGACCCGCAGGTCGCCGCCATCATCGAGGCGGAGTTCCAGAAGCCCGGCCGGCTCACCGACATCGTCAGCAAGATTGAAATCCGCGAACTGCGCGCCTCCCTGCTGCGCATGCTCGTCGAGGTGGCCTGTGCCGACGGAGAGCTCGCGGCCGAGGAGCGCGCGTCGGTGAAGGAGGCCGCCACCACCTTCGGTTACGACGCCTCGGTCGCCGACGAGCTCGTCAACTGGACGCTCGACTCCATCAAGCTCGATCAGCGCGAGCGCGACATCATGGCGAAGCTGCTCTGAAGAGCCGCCCGCATTCCCAGTTCCTGTCGCCGCAGACCCCCGCGCGCTGTGGCTGCCGAAAAACCAGAGGCGCTCGGAGGTCGCGGCCATCCACGAGGTCCGCGACGTGCCCGGGACGCTCAACGGCTCCAGCGATGGGGGCTCCCGTGGACATCTCGAACACCGCCCCCGCCACGTCTCGATGCAGCTGCCGAGGGTGCGGCCAAAGCCCCTCCGGCGCATGCCCGCGACAAAGAGTCGCTCGCCCACGACCCGGAGGCCGGAGACCGTGCGCAGCACACTCGGGCCGTCGTTGTCCAAAGTGAGCCGCTCCTCGCTCGAGCCCGCGACGTCGTTGCGAACCTTCAGCACGCCGTCATAGCCGAGGTAGACGGCACATCCCGATCCTCCAACTCACGGGCGACGCCGGCAACGTAGAGAGAGCCGTCGTCCAGTGCGGCGCCGTAGTTGAAAAGAAAGGGGCACGTCGCGGGGGCTGCGTTCATGAAGCGTCTGATGCGGATGCTGGCGAGAAGTGGCGCCGCGTATGCCCCGCGATTGGAACCGATCAACATGCGTCATGCATCCGTCGAGGCAGCGTCAATGCGAGTGCGGCGAGCGTTGGCGTACTTGAACGAGGCGGGAAGCGTGCGAGCGAATCTGGAGCACCTTGGGCTTACTGCTCCGGCGGCCCGCGTCAGCAGCACTTCTTGTGTGTATGCTGTCGGCTCGCGATGCCCCCGAGAGCGGGTGTTTCCATGCGCTCATCGAAGGCAGGCAGCGCGTTGTCGTGCCTGGCGCACGAGGAGAAAACCATGAAGCGTATTGTCTCGACGGTCGTTGGATGCGTGCTGTTCCTGGCATGTAGTGTGCCCCCGGAAGAGAGCGGGGTGGAGCCTCTGGGAAGTCTGTCGTCCGCGTTGTGCAACACGTCGACCCAGTGCGGAACCGGTCAGGTGCTCCAGTGTTCGGGGAACATCTGTAGCTCCATTTCCGCGACTTCGATCACCTGTGATGGCATCACCGTCACCTGTAGTGGTAGCGGCGGCAGTGAATGTGTCATCAATGGTGTTGCGTACCCGCACGGTTCGGAAAACCCATCCAACCCTTGCCAGTGGTGCTACGCCAACATCAGCACGACGTCCTGGACCCACGCCCCCGACGGCGAGATCTCCACGTCGGTGTGCAAGGGGAGCGACCCCATCGGCACCTGTGGGCTCAACGAGTGCAGGGGGCGGCCCTGTGACCCGAACGGAGACTGGCAGGAATGCGTGGCACGCTGCGCGAACGGGCAGATTTCCTGCGGCTTCGGTACCGGCGACAGCTGAAGCCGGCCCGGCGCTGGGCAATCTCGTGCACTCAGTGCCGGCTGTACCCGCCGACGTCCACCGCTTCGCCGTTGTCCGCCACCACGCGCAGCCGGCTGAATCCCCAGACGTCGTCGGTGCGCACGGCCTTCACCTCCAGCCGGCCGTCCTGCCTGCTGCCGGAGAGGTTGATGGTCATGTTCGCCTGACCATCCTTGTTCATGAGGTTGAAAGAGCCGCTGAAGAAGCTGCTCGCGCTGATGGGCGCCCCCAGCAGCCTGACGACCCCGGCATGGTTCTCCACCCGGGAGATCGCCTCGGCGTAAGGGAGCTCGGACCGGATGCCCAGGCACATCAGGCCTCCGCTGCCGCAACACAGCAGCGGCAGGCCTAGCAGCCCCGCAAGCACCCACTTCGTGGTGGACGACATTCCCTGTTCCTGGCGGCGACGGGGCATGCGGTACGTCCTTTCCAGTGTGCGAGTCCTGTGGACCGCCTCCTAAAGCGGCCCCCGGCCCGGCGAAAGTCGGGCTGGGCCGCGGAGGCTTTGGGGGCACGCTGCCCTTTCCCAAAACGCTGCGCGTCGGCGTGGTGGGTTGTGAGCTGGATGGTCACAGCCATCGGGCGGCGTGAAACGGGTCCTTGCGCGAACAAACCTGACACAGGGTTGTCCGGAGCCGGGAGGATGCTCACGTCCATGCTCGACGGACTCCTCCGTCGAGCACCTGGAGGCCGAGCATGAAACGTCCCGTGGAAGTGGTGCAGGCGTACTTCGATGCGTGGAGCGCGAAGGATGAGTCGATGCTGCGGGACACGCTCGCGCCCGACGTGAGCTTCGTCGGCGCGCTCGGCAAGGCGGAGGGCGCGGAGGCCTGCGTGAAGGGGCTCGTCAACGGCATGTGGAAGGTGTCGCCCCAGGTGACCGTGCTTCACCGCTTCGTGGACGGCGACGACGTGATGACCTGGTTCGAAATCCATCCCTCGGGGCACGAGCCCGTGCCGGTGGCGAACTGGAGCCACGTCGAGAGCGGGCGCATCACCCGCATTCGCGTCACCTTCGATCCGCGCCCCTTGCTTGAGAAGCGCTGAGCCCGCGCTTCCCTGCTTGCCCCATGGGCAGATGCGCAAGGCCCGGGGCGCTCAAGCGCTCCGCGACGCGATGAGCGCGAGGTTGCGCGGAGACAGGCGTGGGTCGAAGAGCTGAAGGGGTTCGACCTGGAAGCCCAGCTCCTCCAGCAGGAGCGCTCGGTCGAGCAGGAGCACGACCTCCAACGCCCTCGCGAAGCGGTCCCTCAGCAGATGGCAGAGCATGAGGTCTCGCGTCTCGGCGCGAACGGACACCTCGAAGGCATTCAGCTCTGCGTCCGTCATGCCGGGCTCCAGGCCCAGGCGCTCCAGGCGGTCGCGCGCGTAGAGGGCGAAGGGGCCGTCATAGAGAGTCCGGGGCGCGTCTCCTGCCCGCACGAAGCCGCGTTCGGGGAAGCGTCGCCTCGACAGGAGATCGAACGCGAAGCGCCACGCGTACACCTGCTTCATCCGCGCGAACTCCACCTCGGTCTTGTGATGCCGTCCCCGCGTCGTCAGTGCCAGGGCATGCGGGGTGAAGGGCAGGGGATGCGCGCCCCCGAAGCGGGAGACGGGGTAATCCCGCGGGGCCTCCAGCTTGTCGTAGCAGCAGCCGACGTTCAGGACGAAGCCCGCCCCCTGGCTCTTGAGGATCTGCGTGAGGGCGAGCGGCCCGCAGGTGTGCAGACCGATGGAGGCCCGGTCCCGGCCGGAGAAGAGCGGATCGAGTTGGGGTTGGAGCCCGTCCTCGACGGAGGCCTGGATGAAATGCAGGGTGTCGTCACCCAGGGGGCGGGTTTTCGTCAACCACCGCCGGCCCTTGTCCTGCAACCCGGCGTCCCTGTCGATGCTGTGGAAGGTCCACCCGAACGTCCGCGCGCAGAGGCGGGCGAGATGTCCCATTCCGCCGCCGATATCGATCGCCTGGTGGATGGAGCGCGTTCTTTGCGCGAGCAGGGCGAGCACCCGCTCGAGCTCGTGGGTCTTCTTGGCGCTGAGTCCCTGCGTCTGCGCGACCGTCAGCGCATGAACGCCTTCATGCCAGGGCAGCGCCGTCAGTTCCTGGAGCGCGCCGAGGAGCGCGGACAGGGACGGAGGAGGGGCGCCCACGAGTGACCCCTGGTCCAGCAGTCGCTCGCCCGCTTCATCGAGCGACCGGGCATAGGCAAGCCAGTCCTCGGGCCATGCGGCGCCGGATCCGGGCCAGTCCTGGAGGATGGAGC
Coding sequences within:
- a CDS encoding MSCRAMM family adhesin SdrC; this translates as MTLRLSILPLLIFSLAVVPTLSACGSDDGDTPPDAGTRPDAGTPPDSGTELDAGAEFDAGTEVDAGTEVDAGTEVDAGTEVDAGTEVDAGTESDAGTEPDAGTTPDAGTEPDAGTEPDAGTTPDAGTEPDAGTEPDAGTEPDAGTIPDAGTTPDAGTTPDAGTTPDAGTTPDAGTTPDAGTSTDAGTDPFTTCEGTCKDTAVTVQIDGNQRVLPRAFFGYEEPTNAGDPWTLWIEINNGSTDECPSETSPTPPQLVNVYSVKVPVNTTPETGSSGAGGPTATLVDFDGALLDWPPFVHSTSLTFTPVAASLCPSCIKAGAPPTSHFVAFNVDGTYENGAISGHGYATYCPSIDRLLNDGPDAGTEPDAGTEPDAGTTPDAGTTPDAGTTPDAGTDPFGTCEGTCQDTTVTAQMDENQVALNHAYFGYVEPTTAADPWRLVLELSNGETDECPSPTGPLPPQIATLESVKAPVDTTPQTGSTAGGPASYLFDFDGALMAEYATSNTSLTFTPVAASLCPSCIKAGTPPPAKHFMAFDVNATYENGAAISGHGYATYCPSMDTLQNN
- a CDS encoding SAM-dependent methyltransferase; protein product: MGAPPPSLSALLGALQELTALPWHEGVHALTVAQTQGLSAKKTHELERVLALLAQRTRSIHQAIDIGGGMGHLARLCARTFGWTFHSIDRDAGLQDKGRRWLTKTRPLGDDTLHFIQASVEDGLQPQLDPLFSGRDRASIGLHTCGPLALTQILKSQGAGFVLNVGCCYDKLEAPRDYPVSRFGGAHPLPFTPHALALTTRGRHHKTEVEFARMKQVYAWRFAFDLLSRRRFPERGFVRAGDAPRTLYDGPFALYARDRLERLGLEPGMTDAELNAFEVSVRAETRDLMLCHLLRDRFARALEVVLLLDRALLLEELGFQVEPLQLFDPRLSPRNLALIASRSA
- a CDS encoding cytochrome c oxidase assembly factor Coa1 family protein — its product is MSSTTKWVLAGLLGLPLLCCGSGGLMCLGIRSELPYAEAISRVENHAGVVRLLGAPISASSFFSGSFNLMNKDGQANMTINLSGSRQDGRLEVKAVRTDDVWGFSRLRVVADNGEAVDVGGYSRH
- a CDS encoding nuclear transport factor 2 family protein yields the protein MKRPVEVVQAYFDAWSAKDESMLRDTLAPDVSFVGALGKAEGAEACVKGLVNGMWKVSPQVTVLHRFVDGDDVMTWFEIHPSGHEPVPVANWSHVESGRITRIRVTFDPRPLLEKR
- a CDS encoding tellurite resistance TerB family protein, which gives rise to MSSEYPQEQLLAFVQAMANVAASDGRITEEERQQLDEVVLNIGLSPRDPQVAAIIEAEFQKPGRLTDIVSKIEIRELRASLLRMLVEVACADGELAAEERASVKEAATTFGYDASVADELVNWTLDSIKLDQRERDIMAKLL